In Aquiflexum balticum DSM 16537, a single genomic region encodes these proteins:
- a CDS encoding site-specific integrase: protein MITVDAIKSMFLGTDQKDFTLCKLVDYHNQTMRDTLAWGTMKNYFTTQKYIHRFLKERFGTTDMFLSELSYKFITDFEFYLRNYKPKDHQKPLGNNGVMKHLERFRKMVTMAVKMEWVSRDPFDKYQLKFHRVDRDFLNDEELEAVENKDFKIVRLQWVRDLFVFSCYTGLAYIDAMNLTPSNITIGIDGEYWLSTCRQKTDQPVRVPILPKAWEIIEKYKTHPRAVQRGAIFPMISNQKLNSYLKEIADLCGIEKNLTFHLARHTFATTVTLCNGVPLETVSKMLGHSKITTTQVYAKVVEKKVSEDMQNLREKLAAPKLMRRAK from the coding sequence TTGATCACTGTAGATGCCATCAAAAGCATGTTCCTGGGTACAGACCAAAAGGACTTCACCTTATGCAAGCTGGTGGATTATCACAACCAGACAATGCGGGATACACTGGCGTGGGGCACGATGAAAAACTACTTCACCACTCAGAAGTATATCCATCGATTTTTGAAAGAGCGCTTTGGTACTACCGACATGTTCCTTTCGGAACTGTCTTATAAATTCATCACCGATTTTGAATTCTACCTCCGAAACTATAAACCCAAAGACCACCAGAAGCCGCTTGGCAACAATGGAGTGATGAAGCATCTGGAGAGGTTCCGGAAGATGGTGACAATGGCCGTGAAAATGGAATGGGTAAGCAGGGATCCATTTGACAAGTACCAGCTCAAATTCCATCGGGTGGATCGGGATTTCCTCAATGATGAAGAGCTGGAGGCCGTAGAGAACAAGGACTTCAAAATTGTCCGCCTGCAGTGGGTAAGAGATTTGTTTGTGTTCAGTTGCTATACCGGACTGGCCTACATCGATGCTATGAACCTTACCCCATCCAATATTACCATTGGCATTGATGGGGAATACTGGTTATCTACCTGCCGCCAGAAGACCGACCAGCCGGTAAGGGTTCCTATCCTTCCCAAAGCTTGGGAAATCATCGAGAAATACAAAACCCATCCAAGAGCTGTGCAGAGGGGGGCAATATTCCCAATGATTTCTAACCAAAAGCTGAACTCTTACCTGAAAGAAATTGCTGATCTGTGCGGAATTGAAAAGAACCTCACATTTCACCTAGCCAGGCATACTTTTGCTACTACAGTTACGCTTTGTAATGGTGTGCCACTGGAAACGGTTAGCAAGATGTTGGGTCACTCCAAAATTACAACCACGCAGGTTTACGCCAAAGTGGTAGAGAAAAAAGTGAGTGAGGATATGCAGAATCTAAGAGAGAAACTAGCAGCACCAAAATTGATGAGAAGGGCGAAATAG
- a CDS encoding ArsR/SmtB family transcription factor — MNTCIRVFADSIQISRCREDLKNKEESFLELADVLNLAGNAVRLKILYLLKQENELCPCDLSDILGMTVPAVSQHLKKLKDAGIVTTKKSGQTIFYSVEEQSQRIISSVLDLFNLPNTIPAL, encoded by the coding sequence ATGAATACATGTATCCGTGTCTTTGCAGATAGCATCCAGATCAGTCGCTGCAGAGAAGACTTGAAAAACAAAGAAGAAAGCTTTTTAGAACTGGCCGATGTACTGAATCTGGCAGGTAATGCGGTTCGCCTCAAAATCCTGTACCTCTTGAAACAGGAAAATGAACTTTGCCCATGTGACTTGTCAGACATCCTGGGCATGACCGTGCCGGCCGTCTCCCAACATCTAAAAAAACTGAAGGATGCGGGAATCGTGACGACCAAAAAATCCGGTCAAACCATCTTCTATTCAGTAGAAGAGCAAAGTCAGCGAATCATTTCATCAGTGCTCGATTTGTTTAATCTCCCAAATACAATTCCTGCCTTATGA
- a CDS encoding restriction endonuclease yields the protein MIITKSTGLQEPFNKGKLKQSLLRSGANAEQADEIVAKVTGILVDGMSTRKIYKKAFQLLKNVPGPVAARYKLKHAIMELGPSGFPFEQFVAELLNYSGYTTRVGIIVRGHCVKHEIDVIAEKDEHHFMIECKFHNRQGYSSDVKIPLYIQSRFLDVEKQWKKLDGHAEKFHQGWVVTNTRFSEDATQFGRCMGMNLIGWDHPKNGGLKDWVDRSGLHPVTCLTTLTQKEKQQLLDRKIVLCKTIHHNHTVLKSIGIGSPRLEKVMDECSALCETFSEKIIIKNNRNE from the coding sequence ATGATCATTACTAAATCAACGGGATTACAGGAGCCTTTCAATAAAGGAAAGCTAAAACAATCTCTTTTACGGTCAGGGGCAAATGCTGAACAAGCTGATGAAATTGTTGCAAAAGTAACCGGCATTCTGGTGGATGGAATGTCTACCCGGAAGATTTATAAGAAAGCGTTTCAACTGCTGAAGAATGTGCCAGGCCCGGTTGCGGCAAGGTATAAGCTCAAACATGCCATTATGGAATTGGGGCCTTCGGGTTTCCCCTTCGAGCAATTTGTAGCTGAGCTTCTCAATTACAGTGGTTATACTACCCGTGTCGGTATCATTGTTCGAGGGCATTGCGTAAAGCACGAGATAGATGTGATTGCCGAAAAAGACGAACATCACTTTATGATTGAATGTAAATTCCACAACCGTCAGGGTTATTCCTCCGATGTTAAAATTCCACTTTACATTCAGTCAAGATTTTTGGATGTGGAAAAACAATGGAAAAAGTTGGATGGTCATGCTGAAAAATTTCATCAAGGCTGGGTGGTAACCAATACCCGTTTTTCAGAAGATGCTACTCAGTTCGGACGATGTATGGGGATGAACCTTATTGGTTGGGATCATCCGAAAAATGGGGGATTGAAAGATTGGGTTGACCGTTCCGGTCTTCACCCAGTAACCTGTCTTACCACACTTACCCAAAAAGAGAAACAACAATTATTAGATAGAAAAATAGTGCTATGTAAAACCATTCACCACAATCACACTGTATTGAAAAGTATAGGCATCGGTTCACCAAGATTAGAAAAGGTAATGGATGAATGTTCAGCATTATGTGAGACTTTTTCGGAAAAAATAATCATTAAAAACAACAGAAATGAGTAA
- a CDS encoding AAA family ATPase, translating to MKAHKEIITNWNVITGGPCTGKTTVVNLLAQRGYKTTIEHARHYIDTQKIKGRTVEEIRENKKEFQLGVLNMQIEEEGTLDVNEMVFLDRALPDAMAYYQFLGLEYDERLVAQCNKYCYKHVFILDRLPLTNDYARLEDEAEQIRIHNLIIAVYQSFPCPIVHIPVLPPKERVDFILKHL from the coding sequence ATGAAAGCACACAAAGAAATCATCACGAATTGGAATGTGATTACAGGAGGTCCCTGCACAGGAAAAACAACGGTAGTAAACCTGCTTGCCCAAAGAGGTTACAAAACCACCATTGAACATGCACGGCATTACATTGATACCCAAAAAATAAAAGGGCGCACAGTTGAAGAAATACGAGAAAACAAAAAAGAATTTCAATTAGGTGTGCTGAATATGCAGATTGAAGAAGAAGGAACTTTAGATGTAAACGAAATGGTGTTTTTAGACCGTGCCTTGCCCGATGCTATGGCTTATTATCAGTTCTTGGGTTTGGAGTATGACGAGCGACTGGTGGCACAGTGCAATAAGTATTGCTACAAGCATGTATTTATATTAGACCGATTGCCCCTTACAAATGACTACGCACGGTTAGAGGACGAAGCGGAACAAATACGCATACATAATCTCATCATCGCGGTTTACCAGTCTTTTCCCTGCCCTATTGTTCATATTCCAGTATTGCCTCCTAAAGAAAGAGTAGATTTTATCCTCAAACACCTTTAA
- a CDS encoding bifunctional helix-turn-helix transcriptional regulator/GNAT family N-acetyltransferase, with the protein MTHQSDFTDTIRKFSRTYTEYLGLLNKTILNSPLSLIESRIMFELDLGECTTGKSLSEKLQVDKGYLSRIISGLTKNGLIQQRKTLHDKRIKSLFLTDKGKMYLEQLNTSANTRIEFLISLLNPYEKRRFIASLGQAQNILAKANKRDVLDGIKIRNDFEPGDIGFVIQSHGELYKEEFGYGYHFEQYVTEGIVEFLQLPKPNKSRVWICEHNAYKMGFLMLLDRGNETAQLRYFFIYPEFRGSGIGNKLMILFMDYLKEMNFKHCFLLTTNDLGSAVHLYKKHGFRMVEESETLEFGKQLYIQKYELEM; encoded by the coding sequence ATGACCCATCAATCGGATTTTACAGATACAATCAGAAAATTCAGCAGAACCTACACGGAGTATTTGGGTTTGTTGAATAAAACCATTTTGAACAGTCCCTTGTCCCTGATAGAATCCAGGATAATGTTTGAACTGGATTTAGGGGAATGCACCACGGGCAAAAGCCTTTCAGAGAAGTTACAAGTAGACAAAGGTTACCTTAGTAGAATTATTTCCGGTTTAACAAAAAATGGATTGATTCAGCAAAGAAAAACTTTGCATGATAAAAGGATTAAGTCATTATTTCTTACTGATAAAGGGAAAATGTATTTGGAGCAATTAAACACATCTGCAAATACCCGGATTGAATTCCTGATTTCCCTATTAAATCCTTATGAAAAGAGGAGATTTATTGCCTCCTTAGGACAAGCACAGAATATACTGGCCAAGGCAAATAAAAGGGACGTTTTAGATGGTATTAAAATCCGAAATGATTTTGAACCGGGTGATATAGGTTTTGTCATCCAATCCCATGGTGAATTGTATAAAGAGGAATTTGGGTATGGGTATCATTTTGAACAATATGTCACTGAAGGAATTGTAGAGTTTCTACAATTGCCAAAACCCAATAAAAGCAGGGTTTGGATCTGTGAACACAATGCCTATAAAATGGGCTTCCTCATGCTGTTGGACAGGGGTAATGAGACGGCCCAACTTCGATATTTTTTCATTTATCCTGAATTCAGGGGAAGTGGAATCGGCAATAAACTTATGATCCTTTTTATGGATTATTTGAAAGAAATGAATTTTAAGCATTGCTTTCTTTTGACAACCAATGACCTGGGCTCAGCAGTACATTTGTACAAGAAGCATGGATTTAGGATGGTGGAAGAATCTGAGACCTTGGAATTCGGAAAACAACTGTATATCCAGAAATATGAGCTTGAGATGTGA
- a CDS encoding GDCCVxC domain-containing (seleno)protein — protein sequence MEVILESTITCPKCGHQKEETMPTDACQYFYECEYCKTILKPKPGDCCVYCSYGTSPCPPVQQGGKNYCC from the coding sequence ATGGAAGTCATCTTAGAATCCACCATCACCTGCCCAAAGTGCGGACACCAAAAAGAAGAGACCATGCCAACAGATGCATGCCAGTACTTTTATGAATGCGAATATTGTAAAACTATCTTGAAACCTAAACCTGGGGACTGCTGTGTTTACTGTAGTTATGGCACCAGTCCATGTCCACCTGTTCAGCAGGGAGGTAAAAACTATTGTTGTTAA
- the merTP gene encoding mercuric transport protein MerTP, which produces MKNSLLTSGIMAALLSSLCCITPVLALVAGASGIASTFSWLDPARPFFVSLTVVVLGFAWYQKLLPAGRHGRPKAKDEIDCTCEPGGKDIKPNFWQTQKFLGIITVFATLMLTFPLYAHIFYPKADKQVIIVDKTDIQTVNFGIKGMTCQGCAAHVEHEVNKISGILRVAASYEQGNAIVEFDKSKTSVPEIEKAINSTGYLVTN; this is translated from the coding sequence ATGAAAAATTCTCTTTTAACTAGCGGTATTATGGCTGCACTCTTAAGTTCACTTTGCTGCATCACCCCAGTGCTTGCACTAGTGGCCGGTGCAAGCGGGATTGCCTCCACTTTCTCCTGGCTGGATCCTGCAAGACCTTTTTTTGTCAGCCTCACAGTTGTAGTGTTGGGGTTTGCTTGGTATCAAAAACTCCTGCCTGCCGGCAGGCATGGTAGACCAAAGGCCAAAGATGAAATTGATTGTACATGCGAGCCTGGCGGAAAAGATATAAAACCCAACTTTTGGCAGACCCAGAAGTTTTTGGGGATAATCACCGTTTTTGCTACCCTGATGCTCACATTCCCGCTATATGCGCACATTTTCTACCCGAAAGCCGACAAGCAAGTGATCATCGTTGATAAGACCGATATACAGACCGTAAATTTTGGAATCAAAGGAATGACTTGTCAGGGCTGTGCAGCGCATGTGGAGCACGAAGTAAATAAGATCAGTGGTATCCTTAGAGTAGCTGCTTCTTACGAACAGGGGAATGCCATCGTTGAGTTTGACAAGTCCAAAACAAGCGTTCCGGAAATTGAGAAAGCAATCAACTCTACAGGATATTTAGTGACCAATTAA
- a CDS encoding alpha-amylase family glycosyl hydrolase yields the protein MRSINEINLEPKSDKKYWQNCHREWREEFIYFLLVDRFHDSHDRKPQNSTDRQTGFGKPDELQRTCGGTIRGIIDHLDYIHDLGCTALWLSPLFENNPQSYHGYAIQNYLEVDKRFGTKQDLEELVNKAHALDMRVFLDIVLHHSGDNWFYPGDEPYYYYNGTVFPFGGWRYEDRPVPTELRNQELYARRGRIRNYDAVPETRDGDFMDLKAFALNDSPQSLWLQELLVKIHCYWLREVDVDGFRLDAVKHMSEIAISRFCSSVREYAYKLGKKNFFFFGELVGPENLYNNYIGPKTPVAVNDKTIYYGLNSVLDFPLHHILPDVILGKASPERLIERYESLRQHALNRGEFGEFLVTFLDNHDQVGQAIKHRFGKDANNEQIIAGIGFLLCALGTPCIYYGTEQGFDGSGEGDWYVREAMFSLEDENTNALNKESHLYKSIAQIARLRKRSKVLKFGRMQIRPVSTDGLHFHLPECKECLLAFSRILFDDEIIVAFNISSTKFKTEYIQVELNGSNGFEYLYGDSGTLPIHSTEDRQVNYIQLKLIPLQFVILQRLHG from the coding sequence ATGAGATCTATCAACGAAATAAATCTAGAACCAAAGTCAGACAAAAAGTACTGGCAAAATTGTCACCGGGAGTGGCGGGAAGAATTTATCTATTTCCTGCTGGTTGACCGCTTTCATGACAGTCATGATCGTAAACCACAAAACAGCACCGACCGGCAAACAGGTTTTGGCAAGCCTGACGAATTGCAACGTACATGTGGCGGAACCATTCGCGGCATAATTGATCACCTCGATTACATTCATGACCTGGGTTGTACTGCGCTGTGGTTGAGTCCGCTGTTTGAAAATAATCCGCAGTCATACCACGGGTATGCCATTCAGAATTACCTTGAGGTAGATAAACGGTTTGGAACCAAACAAGACCTTGAAGAACTGGTGAACAAGGCCCATGCGCTCGACATGCGCGTGTTCCTGGATATTGTTCTGCATCATTCTGGGGACAACTGGTTCTACCCGGGAGATGAGCCATACTACTATTATAACGGAACCGTATTTCCTTTTGGCGGCTGGCGATACGAAGACCGGCCCGTTCCAACGGAACTGCGAAACCAGGAGTTGTATGCCCGCAGGGGAAGGATTCGAAACTACGATGCCGTGCCCGAAACACGTGACGGAGACTTTATGGACTTAAAGGCTTTTGCCTTGAATGACTCTCCACAATCGTTATGGCTCCAGGAGTTGCTGGTTAAAATTCATTGCTACTGGCTACGCGAAGTGGATGTGGACGGATTCCGGCTTGACGCTGTGAAACACATGAGTGAAATAGCGATCAGTCGTTTTTGCTCATCGGTACGGGAATACGCTTACAAGCTGGGCAAGAAGAATTTTTTCTTTTTTGGTGAGTTAGTAGGCCCGGAGAATTTGTATAATAACTATATCGGGCCCAAGACTCCCGTGGCGGTAAACGACAAAACTATTTATTACGGCCTTAATTCAGTTTTGGATTTTCCATTGCATCACATTCTTCCAGATGTAATATTGGGCAAGGCTTCACCGGAGCGGCTGATCGAGCGCTATGAGTCATTGAGGCAGCATGCCCTTAACCGGGGCGAGTTCGGAGAATTTCTTGTGACTTTTCTCGATAATCACGACCAGGTAGGGCAAGCTATCAAGCACCGTTTTGGAAAAGATGCTAATAATGAACAGATCATTGCCGGAATTGGATTTTTGCTCTGCGCATTGGGTACACCTTGTATCTACTACGGCACCGAACAGGGTTTTGATGGTTCGGGTGAAGGCGATTGGTACGTTCGGGAAGCCATGTTCAGTCTGGAAGATGAAAATACCAATGCTCTAAATAAAGAATCACACCTGTATAAAAGTATCGCACAAATAGCCCGCTTGCGAAAGCGAAGCAAGGTATTAAAATTCGGGCGTATGCAAATCAGGCCGGTCTCTACCGATGGGCTTCATTTCCACTTACCCGAATGCAAAGAATGTTTGCTGGCGTTCTCACGCATCCTCTTTGATGATGAAATTATTGTGGCCTTCAACATATCGTCTACCAAATTTAAAACCGAATACATACAGGTAGAATTGAATGGCAGCAATGGTTTTGAATATCTCTACGGTGATTCCGGAACACTTCCCATTCACAGTACCGAGGACAGGCAAGTCAATTATATCCAATTAAAATTGATACCGCTTCAGTTTGTGATATTACAGAGGCTGCATGGATAG
- a CDS encoding MBL fold metallo-hydrolase RNA specificity domain-containing protein encodes MSNNTINIQFLGAAGTVTGSKYLITAFGKNILIDCGLFQGLKELRLLNWEPLSFPPAQIDVVLLTHAHLDHTGYLPRLVKEGFTGNIVGTSPTLQVAEIILKDSAKIQEEDAIRANKHKYSRHKPALPLYGLDDVEATLPLMKSKPLNEWFHINENIRYRFRYNGHIIGATFIELQIGDKLLVFSGDIGREIDPLLFPPEKPEHADILFIEATYGNRLHPNRQAIDALQELINRCTNRNGTIIIPSFSVERTQLLMYLFWQLKKSGRMKDIPIYMDSPMGRNVLEVFHKNTSWHKLSNEECSEMCSEIRRIKTMDETHALAADSSPKIIIAGSGMAAGGRVLTYFTKYLSDENATILLVGFQAEGTRGRALLEGAKEIKLYGKYFQVKATIENIEGLSGHADQNGLIDWMDKLKSMPEKIFIVHSEKEGAEGLRKKVKEIYKWECAIPSLNELINLQINKT; translated from the coding sequence ATGAGTAACAATACAATCAACATCCAGTTTCTCGGAGCAGCCGGAACAGTAACCGGCTCTAAATATCTTATTACTGCATTCGGAAAGAACATCCTTATTGATTGTGGACTTTTTCAAGGTTTGAAAGAATTACGGCTTTTGAATTGGGAACCATTGAGTTTTCCACCCGCCCAGATTGATGTTGTTTTACTTACCCATGCACACCTTGACCATACAGGCTACCTTCCGCGCTTGGTTAAAGAGGGATTTACCGGAAACATTGTTGGCACATCGCCCACATTGCAGGTTGCCGAAATAATTTTAAAAGACAGTGCAAAAATTCAGGAAGAAGATGCAATAAGGGCTAACAAGCATAAATATTCAAGACATAAACCAGCCCTGCCTTTATATGGTCTTGATGATGTAGAGGCAACATTGCCTTTAATGAAATCAAAGCCATTAAATGAATGGTTTCACATCAATGAAAATATACGTTATCGTTTTCGGTATAACGGTCATATTATTGGCGCAACTTTTATAGAGCTTCAGATAGGCGATAAGTTATTGGTTTTTTCAGGTGATATAGGTAGAGAAATTGACCCCTTGTTATTTCCACCCGAAAAACCTGAACATGCCGATATTCTTTTTATTGAAGCTACTTACGGTAACCGTCTGCACCCAAATCGTCAGGCAATTGATGCGTTACAGGAATTAATCAACCGATGCACCAATAGAAACGGAACCATCATTATCCCAAGTTTTTCTGTTGAGCGCACTCAACTGCTCATGTATCTTTTTTGGCAATTAAAAAAGTCAGGAAGAATGAAAGACATTCCCATTTATATGGATAGTCCCATGGGAAGAAATGTGTTGGAAGTATTTCATAAAAACACTTCATGGCATAAACTTTCAAATGAGGAGTGTTCCGAAATGTGCAGTGAGATTAGAAGAATTAAAACAATGGATGAAACCCATGCGCTTGCTGCCGATAGTTCACCGAAAATAATTATTGCCGGAAGCGGTATGGCGGCAGGCGGCAGGGTGCTTACCTATTTTACAAAGTATCTCAGTGATGAAAATGCTACCATACTGTTGGTTGGTTTTCAGGCGGAAGGCACGAGAGGGAGAGCATTACTGGAAGGAGCAAAAGAAATCAAACTCTACGGTAAATATTTTCAGGTAAAGGCAACGATTGAAAACATCGAGGGCTTATCAGGCCATGCAGACCAAAACGGATTGATTGACTGGATGGACAAATTAAAATCCATGCCCGAGAAAATATTTATAGTCCACAGCGAAAAAGAGGGGGCAGAAGGTTTGCGGAAAAAAGTAAAAGAAATCTATAAATGGGAATGCGCAATTCCATCCTTAAACGAATTAATTAACCTCCAAATAAATAAAACATGA
- a CDS encoding Arm DNA-binding domain-containing protein: protein MRTTNTFGVQFITRTNKAKDGLLPIYARVTVDGRRVEISLKRWIKPSDWNGSKGMAKGSREEIKSLNHYLDEVQARIMECYQEM from the coding sequence ATGAGAACTACAAACACCTTCGGAGTTCAGTTCATCACAAGAACGAACAAGGCCAAAGATGGCCTACTCCCAATCTATGCCAGGGTCACCGTTGATGGCCGCAGGGTAGAAATATCATTGAAGCGCTGGATCAAACCAAGCGACTGGAATGGCAGCAAAGGCATGGCCAAGGGCAGCCGGGAAGAAATCAAATCGCTCAATCATTATTTGGATGAGGTTCAGGCCCGTATCATGGAATGCTATCAGGAGATGTAG